From one Ignavibacteria bacterium genomic stretch:
- the rlmB gene encoding 23S rRNA (guanosine(2251)-2'-O)-methyltransferase RlmB — MAYQQPPSSVPSIHQRYIVGKRAIAEALAGGITLEKIFFAYGAADPELHKLRAAAERSGVAVATMDKRKFAALEKELSLEQHAAQNVVALRAPRTLLGFDEFVKGALAFAANTLIVVADGITDPHNLGAIARSAECAGAYGLIIPDQYSAPITPAAVKSSAGALELLPVCKVPRVSTTVRALRTQGWTVVGTATPAQAPYTQADYRGPTALVIGNEGEGLHPRVLEECSIVVEIPMHGRIASLNASVAAAVVLFEAVRQRTA, encoded by the coding sequence ATGGCATACCAGCAACCCCCATCCTCCGTCCCAAGCATCCACCAGCGATACATCGTAGGCAAGCGCGCCATTGCCGAAGCATTAGCCGGTGGCATTACCCTGGAGAAAATTTTCTTCGCCTACGGTGCTGCTGACCCCGAGCTTCACAAGCTTCGGGCCGCAGCCGAGCGCTCCGGCGTGGCAGTGGCTACCATGGATAAGCGAAAGTTTGCAGCACTCGAAAAAGAGCTTTCGCTTGAGCAGCATGCCGCACAAAACGTTGTTGCTCTCCGGGCACCGCGGACACTACTCGGGTTTGACGAGTTTGTGAAAGGGGCTTTGGCATTCGCTGCCAACACCCTGATTGTTGTTGCCGATGGGATTACAGACCCTCATAATCTGGGTGCTATTGCACGCAGTGCCGAATGTGCCGGTGCCTACGGTTTGATTATCCCAGACCAGTACAGTGCGCCGATTACACCCGCTGCGGTTAAATCATCGGCTGGTGCATTGGAGCTGCTGCCGGTATGCAAGGTGCCAAGGGTGAGCACAACGGTGCGTGCCCTGCGTACACAGGGGTGGACGGTTGTTGGCACAGCTACGCCTGCCCAAGCCCCCTACACACAGGCAGACTATCGCGGGCCTACGGCTCTGGTGATTGGCAACGAAGGCGAAGGGCTTCACCCGCGCGTGCTGGAAGAATGCTCGATTGTAGTGGAAATCCCAATGCACGGCAGAATCGCATCGCTGAACGCATCGGTGGCAGCAGCCGTGGTGCTGTTCGAGGCCGTTCGTCAGCGAACAGCGTAA
- a CDS encoding M15 family metallopeptidase produces MLVNLKDYIPDLLTDVRYATVNNFTKQILYPNDTLRARRVVAVRLAQVQKQARKDGYQIKVFDAYRPLSVQKLMWSIVPDERYVADPAKGSRHNRGCAVDLTLCDSSGAELDMGSAYDEFTERSSITFLELPDETLANRRRLASYMHANGFSVLPTEWWHFDVNGWEQFAILDE; encoded by the coding sequence GTGCTGGTTAATCTGAAAGATTATATTCCGGACTTGCTCACTGATGTTCGGTATGCAACGGTAAATAATTTTACTAAACAGATCTTATACCCGAATGATACGCTACGCGCCCGACGTGTTGTGGCAGTCCGACTTGCACAGGTACAAAAGCAAGCCAGGAAGGATGGGTACCAAATCAAGGTGTTCGATGCCTACCGTCCGCTCAGCGTTCAAAAACTAATGTGGAGTATCGTGCCCGATGAACGCTATGTTGCCGATCCGGCAAAGGGGTCGCGCCATAACCGGGGCTGCGCTGTGGATTTAACATTGTGCGACTCTTCCGGCGCCGAATTGGATATGGGGTCGGCCTACGATGAGTTTACCGAGCGCTCATCGATAACCTTTTTAGAGCTGCCTGACGAAACCCTGGCCAACCGCCGACGTTTGGCATCGTACATGCATGCCAACGGTTTTAGCGTTCTGCCTACTGAATGGTGGCATTTTGATGTCAATGGGTGGGAACAATTTGCAATTCTGGACGAGTAG
- a CDS encoding IS3 family transposase produces MIEELHRRNLVAGRHKVRRLMREDGIRVKRTPRRASVQTTDSQHQHPVAENRLKRNFTVTAPNTVWAADITYVPTNGGYVYLAVVMDLFSRRIIGWHLSETITQQLTITALWKAWKNRSYATGMLIHSDRGSQYAAAGYRQFLTDYCKATQSMSRKGNCWDNAPVESFFATLKTEEFNDINFVDLEHLKRQAAHYIENIYNRRRLHSTLGYTTPVDFENNYFRNQKHLH; encoded by the coding sequence ATGATCGAGGAACTCCACCGACGCAATCTCGTGGCTGGCCGCCACAAAGTACGCCGGCTGATGCGGGAAGACGGCATCCGTGTCAAGCGCACGCCCAGGCGCGCATCCGTGCAGACCACCGATTCGCAGCATCAGCACCCGGTGGCCGAAAACCGGCTCAAGCGCAACTTTACCGTCACGGCACCGAACACCGTCTGGGCAGCCGACATCACCTATGTGCCGACCAACGGTGGCTATGTGTACTTGGCGGTGGTGATGGATTTGTTCTCGCGTCGCATCATTGGCTGGCATCTGTCAGAGACGATCACGCAACAGCTCACCATCACGGCACTCTGGAAGGCCTGGAAGAACCGTTCTTATGCCACCGGCATGCTCATTCATAGTGATCGCGGTTCGCAGTATGCTGCCGCTGGCTACCGCCAGTTTCTGACTGACTACTGCAAAGCAACGCAGAGCATGAGCCGCAAGGGAAACTGCTGGGACAACGCACCAGTAGAATCCTTTTTTGCCACGCTCAAGACCGAAGAATTCAACGACATCAACTTCGTTGATCTCGAGCACCTAAAGCGTCAGGCAGCACACTACATCGAGAACATCTATAATCGCAGACGACTGCATTCAACACTTGGATATACAACCCCCGTTGACTTTGAAAACAACTACTTTCGTAATCAAAAACACCTACACTAA
- the lysS gene encoding lysine--tRNA ligase: MNMTELSLNDQEQQRRHKLTELRELGINPYPVNFPKTHQSAEILTTFSDEHPELLADVYVAGRIVSFRKMGKASFCHIQDQEGKIQLYLRKDDLPDWYDHLRLLDIGDIVGARGYVFRTKMGEISIHVREFTLLTKSITLIPLTKEETDDQGNVHRYSAFADKEQRYRKRYLDLIANPEIKETFVVRSKIISTMRRYFDERGWLEVETPVLQPLYGGATARPFTTHHNALDVDLYLRIADELYLKRLIVGGFEGVYEISKNFRNEGMDKTHNPEFTSMEIYVAYKDYLWMMDLTEDLVRSIAATVGATTIQTADGSTTIDFSKPFVRASMFSLLEQYTGKPLRGLSREQLVQAARELKVEHDPQWSAMKLLDEIFSEKVEPHLIQPTFVTDHPVEMSPLAKAHRSEEGLVERFELYVNGKELANSFSELNDPIDQRARLEEQARIRAAGDDEAMVVDEDFLHAIDAGMPPTAGLGIGIDRLVMLLTGNDSIRDVIFFPQMKPERSNAEA; this comes from the coding sequence ATGAACATGACAGAACTCTCTCTTAACGATCAGGAACAACAACGCAGGCATAAACTCACTGAGCTGCGTGAACTGGGTATCAATCCGTATCCGGTGAATTTTCCAAAAACACACCAGAGCGCCGAGATATTAACAACATTTAGCGATGAGCATCCGGAACTCCTTGCCGACGTCTATGTTGCCGGCAGGATAGTTAGCTTTCGAAAAATGGGGAAGGCAAGCTTCTGCCATATTCAAGATCAGGAAGGCAAGATTCAGTTGTATCTGCGAAAGGACGATCTGCCCGACTGGTACGACCATCTGCGACTCCTTGATATAGGCGATATTGTAGGGGCAAGGGGCTATGTTTTCCGTACTAAGATGGGTGAAATCAGCATCCATGTACGCGAGTTTACCCTGCTAACCAAGAGCATAACGCTGATACCACTCACCAAGGAAGAAACTGACGATCAGGGGAATGTGCACCGGTATAGTGCCTTTGCCGACAAGGAGCAACGCTATCGGAAACGGTATCTTGATTTAATAGCCAATCCGGAGATTAAGGAAACGTTTGTTGTTCGCTCAAAGATCATCTCAACGATGCGACGATATTTTGACGAACGCGGGTGGCTTGAAGTAGAAACACCGGTTCTTCAGCCGCTGTATGGCGGCGCAACGGCACGTCCGTTTACTACCCACCACAATGCTCTGGATGTGGACCTGTACCTGCGTATTGCCGATGAGCTGTACCTAAAACGGCTTATCGTTGGCGGCTTTGAAGGCGTGTACGAGATCTCGAAAAACTTCCGTAACGAAGGGATGGATAAAACCCATAACCCCGAGTTTACCAGTATGGAAATCTATGTGGCGTATAAGGACTATTTGTGGATGATGGATCTCACCGAGGATCTCGTGCGTTCGATTGCTGCTACTGTTGGAGCAACAACGATACAGACTGCGGATGGATCAACCACTATCGACTTCTCCAAACCCTTTGTCCGTGCCTCAATGTTTAGCCTGTTAGAACAGTACACCGGTAAGCCATTGCGTGGGCTTTCGCGCGAGCAGCTTGTGCAGGCAGCGCGTGAGTTAAAGGTGGAGCATGACCCCCAGTGGAGTGCAATGAAGCTTCTTGATGAAATTTTCAGCGAGAAAGTAGAACCTCACCTTATCCAGCCAACCTTTGTTACCGATCATCCGGTTGAGATGAGTCCGCTTGCCAAGGCACACCGCTCCGAGGAGGGCCTGGTGGAACGCTTTGAACTCTACGTGAACGGTAAGGAACTTGCCAACAGCTTCTCGGAGCTTAACGATCCCATCGATCAGCGCGCACGGCTGGAAGAACAGGCACGTATCCGTGCGGCGGGTGATGACGAAGCCATGGTTGTTGATGAAGACTTCCTGCACGCCATCGATGCAGGTATGCCGCCTACGGCAGGTTTGGGAATTGGTATTGACCGCTTGGTGATGCTGCTAACGGGTAACGACAGTATTCGGGATGTTATTTTCTTCCCGCAAATGAAACCGGAGCGTAGTAATGCCGAAGCCTGA
- a CDS encoding ABC transporter ATP-binding protein: protein MNNHSIKELIQRILPFVQPFFTLIVFSFIANMLFAAANAAILASVEPVFRTLFNADAASVMPRVGTDTSSLKSWYDAFIQKLIIGETFYISIRNLSIFIFVLFAIRGLLKYLSRIISVRMEEGIMKSIRDTMFLRLTSLSMDFFGRNKTGNIISLLTNDVGVLNHSAINSVTGLWREGITVVIYVALLIAISPMLTAIALLISIGSFLAIRLSTKLLRRYGARMQHAQANYTSTLQETVHGIRVVKALAVESTMLKRFSSQTAHYVHTALRNERVSALVPVVNDTFGILALVGVFFAGGMALESGQIVASNLVTFLFLLFGLMQPITSIVSTIASMQRGIAAAQNVAGLLDEQPTITDGSSKPGTFSTELAINDVSFSYGSGNVLRNITLNIPRGETVAFVGASGSGKSTLLDLVLRFYDPQQGNISFNGQDIRTFSLPEYRSMFGMVSQETILFNDTVFANITLGMENVTSEQVEQAARIAHAHDFISQLPDGYNTVIGDRGMRLSGGQRQRLAIARAVVRNPQILLFDEATSALDTESERIVQAAIGNVLSNRTAIVVAHRLSTVVHADKIFVFDNGTIVETGTHNELLAMNGVYTRLYAG, encoded by the coding sequence TTGAACAATCACAGTATTAAAGAACTCATTCAGCGTATCCTGCCTTTCGTACAGCCATTCTTTACGCTCATCGTGTTCAGCTTTATTGCCAACATGCTGTTTGCGGCTGCCAACGCTGCTATCCTGGCATCGGTAGAGCCGGTGTTCCGGACACTGTTTAACGCAGATGCTGCATCGGTGATGCCACGGGTAGGAACCGACACCAGCAGCTTAAAATCGTGGTATGATGCATTTATACAAAAGCTGATTATTGGCGAAACATTCTACATCTCGATCCGCAACCTCAGCATCTTCATCTTTGTTCTGTTTGCCATTCGAGGACTGCTTAAATATTTAAGTCGGATTATCAGTGTACGCATGGAAGAAGGGATCATGAAGTCGATCCGTGACACCATGTTTTTACGGCTTACCAGTCTGAGCATGGACTTTTTCGGTCGAAACAAAACCGGCAACATTATTTCACTACTTACCAATGACGTAGGCGTGCTAAACCATTCGGCCATAAACTCGGTTACAGGCTTGTGGCGTGAGGGTATAACGGTTGTTATTTACGTAGCACTGTTAATTGCAATCAGCCCGATGCTAACGGCAATTGCTTTACTCATAAGCATTGGCAGTTTCCTGGCAATACGGCTAAGCACGAAGCTCCTACGCAGGTATGGAGCAAGGATGCAGCATGCCCAGGCTAACTATACCAGTACACTTCAGGAAACCGTTCACGGTATCCGGGTGGTCAAGGCACTTGCCGTTGAGTCAACCATGCTGAAGCGATTTTCCTCGCAAACGGCTCACTATGTTCACACCGCTCTGCGCAACGAACGGGTAAGCGCTCTTGTCCCGGTTGTTAACGATACCTTTGGCATCCTTGCCCTTGTCGGTGTTTTCTTTGCTGGCGGGATGGCTCTTGAAAGCGGACAGATCGTTGCTTCGAATCTTGTCACCTTCCTGTTCCTGCTGTTTGGTTTAATGCAGCCGATAACATCCATTGTTAGCACCATCGCCAGTATGCAGCGCGGAATTGCGGCCGCGCAGAATGTTGCCGGCCTGCTGGACGAACAACCAACCATTACGGACGGCAGCAGCAAGCCCGGTACGTTTTCCACGGAACTCGCCATTAACGATGTAAGCTTTTCATACGGAAGCGGCAATGTACTCCGCAACATCACCCTGAATATTCCACGGGGCGAGACCGTTGCCTTCGTTGGTGCCAGCGGTAGTGGCAAGAGTACTCTGCTGGATCTTGTCTTGCGGTTTTACGATCCGCAGCAAGGCAATATCAGTTTTAATGGTCAGGATATCCGCACGTTTAGTCTGCCGGAGTACCGCTCGATGTTTGGCATGGTAAGTCAGGAAACAATTTTATTTAACGACACAGTGTTTGCCAACATTACCCTGGGAATGGAGAATGTTACCAGTGAGCAGGTAGAGCAGGCTGCTCGAATTGCTCATGCTCACGATTTTATCTCGCAGCTGCCGGATGGATACAACACAGTGATCGGAGATCGCGGGATGCGTCTGTCCGGTGGACAGAGGCAACGCCTGGCTATTGCCAGAGCTGTTGTGCGCAACCCCCAGATTCTGTTGTTCGACGAAGCAACATCTGCTCTCGACACCGAGAGCGAGCGGATAGTGCAGGCAGCCATCGGTAACGTACTGTCAAACCGTACTGCCATTGTTGTTGCACACCGGCTAAGTACAGTAGTGCATGCCGACAAGATTTTTGTTTTTGACAACGGTACAATTGTTGAAACCGGTACTCACAACGAGTTGCTGGCCATGAATGGTGTTTACACCCGCCTGTATGCCGGATAG
- a CDS encoding N-acetylmuramoyl-L-alanine amidase, with translation MPAILLSQGRITAIQCTAFADTVQIVFVATDTIREYHRPEVTAGKAIVRFPNMQFADTARLSGCKGVTVSTTQIRTFAVARCDVGSFEAVSIKRSGPFRVIVQFTGTSVQTHAVAGTTTAPPRQTAAWELDVVVLDPGHGGKDVGAKGVNGVYEKDVTLSIAKQLRDLIQKELPKTKVVMTRDDDTFIELYKRTQIANEARGKLFVSIHCNSMPTIPNPAHGCETYILRPGRNADAAGVAERENASIQLEQNTGKYSQLDADRLIVATMAQHSFVRFSEEFASLLQRNVSAKTGLHNRGVNQAGFYVLVGASMPNVLFETAFLSNPSDAEYISSAKGQQQLAQAMLTAITSYANFYRKSIDKTH, from the coding sequence ATGCCAGCCATTCTCCTGTCGCAAGGGCGCATTACCGCCATTCAGTGCACTGCTTTTGCCGACACTGTGCAGATTGTTTTTGTGGCTACCGACACTATCCGGGAGTATCACCGGCCCGAAGTTACTGCCGGCAAGGCTATCGTCAGATTCCCAAACATGCAGTTTGCCGATACAGCACGGCTTAGCGGATGTAAGGGTGTTACAGTTTCCACAACACAGATACGAACCTTTGCGGTGGCACGGTGCGACGTAGGAAGTTTTGAGGCTGTCAGCATAAAACGAAGCGGCCCCTTCAGAGTAATCGTGCAGTTCACCGGTACATCGGTACAGACACATGCGGTGGCAGGCACAACCACAGCACCTCCCAGGCAAACCGCAGCCTGGGAACTTGATGTTGTAGTCCTTGATCCAGGCCACGGTGGCAAGGATGTGGGAGCAAAGGGCGTTAACGGGGTGTATGAAAAAGACGTTACCCTAAGCATTGCTAAACAGCTCCGAGACCTTATTCAAAAGGAGCTGCCAAAAACCAAGGTTGTAATGACGCGCGATGATGATACATTTATTGAGTTGTACAAACGCACACAAATTGCCAACGAAGCCAGGGGGAAGCTGTTTGTAAGTATTCACTGCAACAGTATGCCTACGATACCTAACCCGGCACACGGATGCGAAACCTACATCCTGCGTCCTGGCCGCAATGCCGATGCAGCCGGTGTTGCCGAACGTGAGAACGCATCAATTCAGCTGGAACAAAACACGGGGAAATACTCACAGTTAGATGCAGACCGGTTAATAGTTGCAACAATGGCACAGCACAGCTTCGTTCGTTTTTCAGAAGAATTCGCCTCGCTTCTTCAGCGCAACGTATCGGCAAAAACCGGTTTGCACAACCGAGGTGTAAACCAGGCCGGTTTCTACGTACTGGTAGGTGCTTCCATGCCCAACGTATTATTCGAAACAGCCTTCCTGAGCAACCCGTCCGATGCCGAATATATTAGCTCCGCCAAGGGTCAGCAGCAACTGGCACAGGCAATGCTAACAGCCATTACGTCATACGCCAACTTCTATCGTAAGTCAATAGACAAAACACATTGA
- a CDS encoding glycosyltransferase family 39 protein: MQLTSQQHTIIATVLLIAVAYLTRIGGVEIQPWDEGLYAVRANAIAQTGQVVDQSEHTLGGLYSAIPAPLVSWQSAAGISIFGKTALGVRFFTVAESAAAMLLVYLILMMVADTRMAVYGTVFLGTALHWVVYSRQAMQEVPLAAFSLLTLWGVMRIYVLRQRGCEVWHRQMLLATVAAGTGLGFAMLSKLTVGVLPVLFTIPLFALPETRKTAVIVVLTGLGIALPWYVSMALQHGAPFLQALSLHQVTTAVEGNSRSLGLLYYVNQLLVAQPFVLVALLLPVKELPGMVRLLFTTGNPQQSRQRFKAVIYLWLVCTFIPLTVAATKNPHYTVMILPPAILAAVVNFERIIGRWQRSMTLAVFMILLMIACWAYLPGIRHIARSAPLEMLPWLLFAAAALIVPLILPARITTPLAVRMFKPVIIILIAAGAISSAQVIWNGRPEDVTGGREVALRLTDSGMPAYGYVYHRHNDADSLNPQIAWYLQVYSDGKAPLQNYTPVALPETESSLDVVAQLAVMGKPVIVYYHPSVSKEVQTEVVAGLAALYNVEWTSEEYTYLVKN, translated from the coding sequence ATGCAGTTAACCTCGCAGCAGCATACCATTATCGCCACAGTGCTGCTTATTGCGGTGGCATACCTAACCCGTATCGGCGGAGTTGAGATCCAGCCGTGGGACGAAGGGTTGTATGCGGTACGGGCCAATGCAATCGCGCAGACAGGTCAGGTGGTAGATCAGTCAGAACATACGTTGGGCGGACTCTACTCTGCAATTCCTGCACCTCTTGTCTCGTGGCAGTCTGCTGCCGGGATTTCAATTTTCGGGAAGACGGCACTTGGCGTTCGATTCTTTACTGTGGCTGAATCCGCAGCAGCAATGCTGCTGGTGTACCTGATACTGATGATGGTTGCCGACACACGAATGGCGGTGTACGGAACCGTCTTCCTGGGTACGGCATTGCATTGGGTTGTGTATTCACGACAGGCAATGCAGGAAGTGCCGCTGGCTGCATTCTCGCTGCTCACGCTGTGGGGGGTGATGAGGATTTATGTTTTGCGGCAGCGCGGATGCGAAGTATGGCACAGGCAGATGCTGCTTGCTACTGTTGCTGCAGGAACGGGGCTTGGGTTTGCAATGCTGTCTAAACTTACCGTTGGAGTACTTCCTGTACTCTTCACCATCCCATTATTCGCATTACCCGAAACCAGAAAAACTGCAGTAATTGTCGTGCTGACGGGTCTGGGTATTGCATTGCCATGGTATGTATCAATGGCGCTTCAGCATGGGGCTCCGTTTCTGCAGGCACTGTCACTACACCAGGTTACTACCGCGGTAGAGGGTAACTCCAGGAGTTTGGGATTGCTGTATTACGTGAATCAACTCCTGGTTGCCCAGCCGTTTGTTCTTGTGGCGTTGCTGTTGCCGGTAAAGGAACTCCCCGGCATGGTTCGGCTGCTGTTTACCACGGGTAACCCGCAGCAGTCACGTCAGCGATTCAAGGCTGTAATTTATCTGTGGCTGGTGTGTACGTTTATCCCACTAACAGTTGCTGCTACCAAGAATCCGCACTACACGGTGATGATACTCCCGCCGGCAATACTTGCAGCAGTAGTCAATTTTGAACGAATAATCGGAAGGTGGCAACGCAGCATGACACTTGCAGTGTTTATGATACTGCTCATGATAGCCTGTTGGGCATATCTGCCGGGGATCCGACATATTGCCCGCTCTGCTCCGCTGGAGATGTTGCCCTGGCTGCTGTTTGCGGCAGCAGCGCTTATTGTTCCGCTGATACTTCCAGCCAGAATTACCACGCCACTTGCCGTCCGTATGTTTAAGCCGGTCATTATAATCCTGATTGCTGCCGGCGCGATATCATCAGCACAGGTGATTTGGAATGGACGTCCGGAAGACGTTACAGGCGGACGTGAGGTAGCCTTGCGGTTAACTGACTCGGGAATGCCAGCGTATGGTTACGTGTATCACCGGCATAACGATGCCGACTCGCTAAACCCACAAATAGCGTGGTATTTGCAGGTATATTCGGATGGCAAAGCCCCTTTACAGAATTACACACCGGTTGCGCTTCCAGAGACAGAAAGTTCGCTGGACGTTGTTGCTCAGCTGGCAGTAATGGGTAAACCTGTAATTGTTTACTATCACCCTTCGGTTTCGAAAGAGGTGCAAACCGAGGTTGTTGCCGGTCTGGCAGCATTGTACAATGTTGAGTGGACGAGCGAGGAGTACACCTATCTGGTGAAGAACTAA
- a CDS encoding PD40 domain-containing protein, with protein MIFHIVGCALVSVLLPALVAVAQSANELLYFSNQTGPFQLYQGKPDGSNPKLLIREPGYNYWWVYAHPNYTKFITYRSDTATGKNQNDYENAELWQYDSSGSDPVLLIDKKTHHWSAHGVAKYSPDGHKLIMAAVPGGQDWWYGFVTDSGGHYPKQISRWWMIDPAWSPDGSKIVFCGFPNNTPTFDLTKLELFVAEYDRTADTIRTPVQITSGTGRVHDPCFSHRGDRIAFSDGNMAYSDADIKVVDITGDNLTTLVDDNGANGGSIFWSCDDAEIWYHNVTLFVNDFQIRNVNLATRAITHVLKNVNNAFISAHMLCGSVASAQVPGSKLNSEVQPNPFMQQTELRTDIPLWDATLTVHTMVGQTVRELHHLNGEGVVFQRGELPAGMYVGQLSQNNQIIAIVKLFIIN; from the coding sequence ATGATTTTCCACATTGTTGGATGCGCACTGGTATCGGTTCTGCTTCCTGCACTGGTGGCGGTTGCACAGTCAGCCAATGAACTGTTGTACTTCAGCAACCAAACAGGACCGTTTCAGCTATACCAAGGTAAACCCGATGGAAGCAATCCTAAGCTTCTTATCAGGGAGCCAGGCTACAACTACTGGTGGGTGTATGCACATCCGAATTATACAAAATTCATAACGTACAGATCTGATACTGCCACCGGTAAAAACCAAAATGACTATGAGAATGCAGAACTATGGCAGTACGATAGCAGCGGATCTGACCCGGTCCTCTTGATTGATAAAAAAACCCATCATTGGTCTGCCCACGGTGTTGCCAAGTATAGTCCGGATGGTCATAAACTTATCATGGCGGCCGTACCGGGAGGACAAGATTGGTGGTACGGGTTTGTAACGGATAGCGGCGGACATTACCCGAAACAGATCTCACGCTGGTGGATGATTGACCCTGCATGGTCACCCGATGGATCGAAAATTGTTTTCTGCGGTTTCCCCAATAACACGCCCACATTTGATTTAACAAAACTGGAACTCTTTGTAGCCGAATATGATCGGACTGCTGATACGATCCGAACACCAGTGCAAATCACCTCCGGGACCGGCAGAGTGCACGATCCGTGTTTTTCGCACAGGGGCGACAGGATAGCGTTTTCCGACGGGAACATGGCGTACTCCGATGCAGATATCAAGGTAGTAGATATCACCGGAGATAATCTGACAACCCTGGTTGATGATAATGGCGCAAATGGCGGAAGTATCTTCTGGTCATGCGATGACGCCGAGATTTGGTATCACAACGTCACCCTCTTTGTGAACGACTTCCAGATCCGAAACGTTAATCTTGCAACAAGAGCAATCACGCATGTATTGAAAAACGTAAACAATGCATTTATTTCGGCACACATGCTGTGCGGATCCGTTGCTTCGGCTCAGGTTCCGGGAAGTAAACTGAACTCCGAGGTGCAACCCAACCCATTTATGCAGCAAACTGAATTGCGGACAGATATTCCGCTATGGGATGCAACACTAACAGTTCATACGATGGTAGGGCAAACAGTACGGGAATTGCATCATTTGAACGGTGAAGGTGTGGTCTTCCAGCGCGGTGAACTCCCCGCTGGGATGTATGTTGGCCAACTCAGTCAGAATAACCAGATTATTGCAATCGTTAAACTTTTCATTATTAACTGA
- a CDS encoding helix-turn-helix domain-containing protein, with the protein MKHAPHFYDETFKRRALEMVAAGRTLASVARELGIDVKRLSYWKRTLGAAAAAGQKTPDELAAEVRALRRRAERAEMELAILKSDVDLCRFAGKGLKYMFIKTISTVGRCACGVMCCR; encoded by the coding sequence ATGAAACACGCACCACATTTTTATGATGAAACATTTAAACGTCGCGCCCTGGAGATGGTAGCTGCGGGACGTACGCTGGCCTCGGTGGCCCGTGAGCTTGGCATCGACGTCAAGCGACTATCGTACTGGAAGCGTACGCTTGGAGCTGCAGCAGCTGCCGGACAGAAGACACCTGACGAGCTAGCCGCCGAAGTACGGGCCTTGCGCAGGCGCGCCGAGCGTGCAGAAATGGAGCTGGCTATTTTAAAAAGCGATGTCGATCTTTGCCGCTTCGCCGGGAAGGGACTGAAATACATGTTTATCAAAACCATCAGCACTGTTGGCCGGTGCGCCTGCGGTGTCATGTGCTGCAGGTGA
- a CDS encoding site-2 protease family protein produces MPKPDKLWLHALLFAITFISTMMAGTAWAMADYSDITLWGHGITYALLIMSFLSAHEFGHYIAARIHDVDATLPYFIPMPFLQIIPFGTMGAVIKTRSVIPNRKVMFDIGVAGPLAGFAVCLVILGIGYGTVPGFESIYTYHPEYRLLEEIPRSGMYFGEMPLYTLFRWFGLQVNGWIPPMNEVYHYPFLCVGWFGLFVTALNMAPFGSLDGGHVLYALVGGRMQRRISSILWWVMFAAGALSVLGQVNTVLMEPTPVEWIRMLQDSIGKPLHMMVTTAPWLFQAGEGWLVWALFVRFLVRIHHPELPDSSPIGPVRTMIGWLALVILVLCLPIRFVYFVT; encoded by the coding sequence ATGCCGAAGCCTGATAAACTCTGGCTTCATGCCCTGCTGTTTGCAATAACCTTTATTAGCACCATGATGGCCGGCACTGCATGGGCTATGGCGGACTATTCGGATATCACACTGTGGGGTCATGGAATAACCTATGCGCTGCTCATCATGAGCTTCCTGTCGGCCCACGAGTTTGGGCACTATATCGCGGCCCGTATTCATGATGTGGATGCCACACTCCCTTATTTTATACCAATGCCATTCTTACAGATTATTCCGTTTGGGACGATGGGGGCAGTGATAAAAACCCGCTCAGTGATACCAAACAGGAAGGTAATGTTTGATATCGGCGTTGCCGGACCACTCGCCGGCTTTGCGGTGTGCCTGGTGATCCTGGGCATTGGCTACGGCACTGTTCCAGGATTCGAAAGTATTTATACGTATCATCCCGAATACCGTCTGCTCGAGGAAATTCCACGTAGCGGCATGTACTTTGGTGAGATGCCGCTATACACCCTGTTCCGTTGGTTTGGTTTGCAGGTTAACGGCTGGATTCCTCCAATGAACGAAGTATATCACTATCCTTTTTTATGTGTTGGTTGGTTTGGCCTCTTCGTTACGGCGTTAAATATGGCGCCGTTTGGGAGCTTGGACGGCGGACACGTTTTGTATGCTCTGGTTGGTGGACGTATGCAGCGCAGGATTTCAAGCATTCTGTGGTGGGTTATGTTTGCTGCCGGAGCTCTTTCGGTGCTTGGTCAGGTGAATACGGTGCTGATGGAACCAACACCCGTTGAATGGATACGGATGTTGCAGGACAGCATAGGGAAGCCGCTTCACATGATGGTTACAACCGCACCCTGGTTGTTTCAGGCTGGTGAAGGATGGTTGGTGTGGGCACTGTTTGTGCGTTTCCTGGTCCGGATTCATCATCCCGAGCTTCCGGACTCATCGCCGATTGGCCCGGTTCGAACAATGATAGGGTGGCTGGCTTTAGTGATTTTGGTGCTCTGCCTTCCCATTCGCTTTGTTTACTTTGTTACTTAA